From the Hyphomicrobium sp. ghe19 genome, one window contains:
- a CDS encoding sugar phosphate nucleotidyltransferase, with amino-acid sequence MKVVLFCGGLGTRIRDYSEAIPKPMIPVGHQPILLHIMQYYSNFGHRDFVLCLGYKANVIREYFRDFDPSAYSDCIISEFGKKVEVLGPRPPDWRISLVDTGIWRNIGQRLMAVKHLVENEEYFLANYSDGLTDAPILEMIDRLKKSGAVGLFVAVRPPFNFHLAEFGDDGLVNRMRSNQQSDIWINGGYFVFSNKIFDYIQDGDELVLEPFNRLIAERRLIAFKHDGFWRAMDTLQDKRVLEEMVEKGSMPWRIHSNAAE; translated from the coding sequence ATGAAAGTCGTTCTTTTCTGCGGCGGGCTCGGCACGCGCATCCGCGACTATTCGGAAGCGATTCCGAAGCCGATGATCCCAGTCGGCCATCAGCCGATTTTATTGCATATCATGCAGTACTACAGCAATTTCGGGCATCGCGATTTCGTCCTGTGCCTCGGCTACAAGGCGAACGTTATCCGAGAATATTTTCGCGATTTCGATCCCTCCGCTTACAGTGACTGCATCATCTCGGAGTTCGGTAAAAAAGTCGAAGTCCTCGGGCCCCGACCGCCCGACTGGCGTATTTCCCTCGTCGACACGGGGATTTGGCGCAACATCGGGCAACGTTTGATGGCTGTGAAGCACCTCGTTGAGAACGAAGAATATTTTCTGGCAAACTACAGTGACGGCCTAACTGACGCTCCGATCCTCGAAATGATCGATCGCCTGAAAAAAAGCGGCGCCGTGGGATTGTTCGTGGCGGTCCGGCCGCCGTTCAACTTTCACCTTGCGGAATTTGGGGACGACGGATTGGTCAACCGCATGCGGTCGAACCAGCAAAGCGATATATGGATCAATGGCGGATACTTCGTATTTTCCAATAAGATCTTCGACTACATACAAGACGGGGACGAATTGGTGCTAGAGCCGTTCAATCGCTTGATTGCGGAGCGACGGCTTATCGCTTTCAAGCACGATGGGTTCTGGCGTGCGATGGACACTCTGCAGGACAAGCGCGTGCTGGAGGAGATGGTCGAGAAGGGCAGCATGCCCTGGCGTATTCACTCGAATGCCGCCGAATAG
- a CDS encoding NAD(P)-dependent oxidoreductase: MPSKLVLVTGATGFLGQYIVEQLRSRNWEVVGTSSSGFQGTRCCDLLDAQAVRDLLASVRPTHLIHAAWLPVRGAVMQSKENLKWLGASLDLVQTFQEYGGRRALVVGSSAEYDWAGGICLNGVTPMRPATIYGAAKLSLNIALASYARHTGLGLIWPRVFFTYGPGEHDSRLVASVIKALVRGLPAECSEGRQVRDYLYVGDVASGVVAALESDYCGSLDLVSGTGIAVRDLVSEVADRLGRPDLIRLGALPSKDDYPLVLGDPKEAESLLHWTPTTSLAAGLDKTISWGQQTFAQARA; encoded by the coding sequence GTGCCGAGTAAGCTCGTCCTGGTAACGGGAGCCACTGGATTTCTCGGACAATACATTGTCGAACAACTTCGCTCGCGAAATTGGGAGGTCGTGGGGACATCCAGTTCTGGATTCCAGGGCACCCGATGTTGCGATCTTTTGGACGCTCAGGCAGTACGGGATCTGCTCGCCTCGGTGCGACCTACACACCTTATCCATGCTGCCTGGCTCCCCGTGCGCGGAGCAGTCATGCAGTCGAAAGAAAACCTCAAATGGCTTGGCGCCAGTTTGGACCTCGTTCAAACGTTTCAAGAATATGGCGGCAGGCGAGCATTGGTGGTCGGCAGCTCCGCTGAATATGACTGGGCGGGTGGGATATGCCTCAACGGCGTGACACCGATGCGGCCTGCCACAATCTACGGCGCAGCCAAGCTATCCTTGAACATCGCTCTTGCCTCCTATGCTCGACATACAGGGCTCGGGCTAATTTGGCCCCGGGTCTTCTTCACGTATGGCCCTGGCGAGCACGATAGCCGTCTCGTAGCTTCGGTAATTAAAGCTCTGGTTCGAGGCTTGCCTGCTGAATGTTCCGAAGGCCGTCAGGTTCGTGATTATCTTTATGTCGGCGATGTCGCTTCGGGTGTGGTAGCGGCTCTAGAGTCTGATTACTGCGGATCGCTGGACCTAGTTTCTGGAACCGGCATCGCAGTTCGCGATCTAGTTAGCGAAGTCGCGGACCGGCTTGGACGTCCCGACTTGATCCGTCTGGGCGCTCTGCCAAGTAAAGACGACTATCCATTGGTTCTGGGCGATCCGAAAGAGGCGGAATCGTTGTTGCATTGGACGCCCACGACCTCTTTGGCCGCTGGGCTGGACAAAACTATTTCCTGGGGTCAGCAGACATTCGCGCAAGCTCGCGCCTGA
- a CDS encoding PIG-L deacetylase family protein: MLPLKLPAAGERLSVLCLGAHSDDIEIGAGATLLQWISTGAKLNILWCVLSGIGDREAEARGSADAFLQGTESATVEVMSFKDGFFPTQGEQIKEWFETLKERFNPDLILTHRRDDAHQDHREVCRHTWNTFRDHLILEYEIPKWDGDLGQPNLYVPVAERCLERKIELLIKHFGTQRSKHWFDDETFRGLARLRGMECRANERYAEGFFARKIAVA; this comes from the coding sequence ATGCTTCCGCTCAAGCTTCCGGCCGCAGGCGAACGGCTCTCTGTTCTGTGCCTCGGTGCGCATTCCGACGATATTGAAATCGGCGCCGGCGCCACGCTGCTGCAATGGATTTCGACGGGCGCGAAGCTCAATATTCTTTGGTGCGTCTTGAGCGGGATCGGCGACAGAGAAGCGGAGGCGCGAGGATCCGCGGACGCTTTCCTGCAAGGCACCGAATCCGCGACTGTCGAGGTGATGTCCTTCAAGGATGGGTTCTTTCCGACGCAGGGTGAGCAGATCAAGGAATGGTTTGAGACTCTCAAGGAGCGTTTCAACCCGGACCTTATTTTGACGCACCGGCGCGATGACGCGCATCAGGATCACCGTGAGGTCTGCCGGCATACGTGGAATACGTTTCGAGATCACCTGATACTCGAATACGAAATTCCAAAGTGGGATGGCGATCTAGGCCAGCCGAACCTTTACGTTCCGGTCGCAGAACGTTGCCTGGAGCGTAAGATCGAATTGCTCATCAAGCATTTCGGTACGCAACGTTCAAAGCATTGGTTCGATGACGAGACGTTCCGCGGTCTCGCGCGACTGCGGGGAATGGAATGCCGGGCAAATGAGCGTTACGCGGAAGGTTTCTTCGCGCGTAAAATAGCCGTCGCCTGA